In one Saccharibacillus brassicae genomic region, the following are encoded:
- a CDS encoding IS5 family transposase produces MVLRLQLFLATAKVRNLGENLAAFRHRPGLRTDDVGYDNRTRAPTRHRRKRGQHKQAIRRLRGGLTTKIQAIFDALDNPLQFELIPGQAHDSVKGYERISTLELEDHEVPADRAYDTDAIRELLRNQNAIAVIPSKKNRRVKSAYDRNVYKERHLVECFFNKVKNYRRLATRYNKTASMFKAFLALISIRIRLK; encoded by the coding sequence TTGGTCCTCCGCTTACAGCTTTTTCTGGCGACCGCAAAAGTCAGGAACCTGGGAGAAAATCTTGCAGCATTTCGCCATCGACCCGGACTTCGAACAGATGATGTTGGATATGACAATCGTACGCGTGCACCAACACGGCACAGGCGCAAAAGGGGGCAGCACAAGCAAGCGATCCGAAGATTAAGAGGCGGATTGACGACCAAAATCCAGGCGATCTTCGATGCGCTGGACAATCCGCTTCAATTTGAGCTGATACCTGGACAAGCACACGACTCGGTCAAAGGCTATGAAAGGATTTCCACGTTAGAGCTGGAAGATCATGAAGTTCCAGCTGATCGAGCGTATGACACGGATGCGATTCGAGAGCTTTTGCGTAACCAGAACGCAATCGCTGTCATTCCAAGTAAGAAAAATCGCCGCGTTAAGTCCGCGTATGACCGTAACGTTTATAAAGAAAGGCACTTGGTCGAATGCTTTTTCAACAAAGTCAAAAACTATCGACGCCTGGCCACTCGTTACAACAAGACAGCGAGCATGTTCAAGGCTTTTTTAGCTTTGATTTCGATTCGAATTCGGCTTAAATAA
- the metG gene encoding methionine--tRNA ligase, which yields MTEKKSFYITTPIYYPNDKLHIGHTYTTVAADAMSRYKRLRGYDVHFLTGTDEHGQKIEQKAEKAGQTPLQFIDGFVEGIRSLWDKLDISYDDFIRTTEERHIKVVQDIFERLLKQGDIYKGEYEGWYSIPDETYYTETQLADVVRDENGKVIGGKSPESGHLVELVKEECYFFKMSKYADRLLKYYENNPEFIQPESRKNEMVNNFIKPGLEDLAVSRTTFKWGVPVKSDPKHVIYVWIDALSNYITALGYGSEDPSLFEKYWPADVHLLGKDILRFHTIYWPIMLMALDLPLPKKVFGHGWFLTREGKMSKSKGNVVDPVKLIDRYGLDALRYYVLREVPLGSDGQFTPESFVERINSDLANDLGNLLNRTVAMVDKYVGGKAPAYRGQVTEFDGTLEEAAALAVEKVEKAMDNMEFSVALTAISQFVSRTNKYIDETQPWVIDKDENRRNELESVMLHLIESLRIASILLQPFLTRAPKMIWTQLGIEGEQAAGWRTWDSIKIFGAIAEGTPLQKGDPIFPRLDVEIEVAHIVESMSGGVSAQSAAQAEQPEAQSPVEAPEAKEEIGIDDFAKIELRVAQIIACEPVKKADKLLKLQIDLGFEQRQVVSGIAKFYTPGELIGRKVICVTNLKPVKLRGEESRGMILAASHGDQLTLATVPDSMPNGAIVK from the coding sequence ATGACGGAGAAAAAAAGCTTTTATATTACGACGCCGATCTATTATCCGAACGACAAACTGCACATCGGGCACACCTATACGACGGTAGCCGCCGATGCCATGTCCCGCTACAAACGGCTGCGCGGTTACGACGTTCACTTCCTGACGGGGACGGACGAGCACGGCCAGAAGATCGAACAGAAAGCGGAGAAAGCGGGCCAGACGCCGCTTCAGTTTATCGACGGATTCGTTGAAGGCATCCGCAGCCTATGGGACAAGCTCGATATTTCATATGACGACTTTATCCGTACGACGGAGGAGCGCCACATCAAGGTTGTCCAGGATATTTTTGAACGGCTGCTGAAGCAGGGGGATATCTACAAAGGCGAATACGAAGGCTGGTACAGTATTCCCGACGAAACCTATTATACCGAGACACAGCTGGCCGACGTCGTACGCGACGAGAACGGCAAAGTAATCGGGGGCAAGAGCCCTGAGAGCGGACACCTGGTTGAGCTCGTCAAGGAAGAATGCTACTTCTTCAAAATGAGCAAATATGCGGATCGCCTGCTGAAATACTATGAAAATAACCCGGAGTTTATACAGCCGGAGTCGCGCAAAAACGAAATGGTCAACAACTTTATCAAGCCGGGTCTCGAAGACCTCGCGGTCTCGCGCACAACCTTCAAGTGGGGCGTTCCCGTGAAAAGCGATCCGAAACATGTCATATACGTCTGGATTGACGCGCTGTCGAACTATATCACGGCGCTCGGATACGGTTCGGAAGATCCGTCGCTGTTCGAGAAATACTGGCCGGCGGACGTTCACCTCCTAGGCAAGGACATTCTGCGCTTCCATACGATCTATTGGCCGATCATGCTGATGGCGCTGGATTTGCCGCTGCCGAAGAAGGTGTTCGGACACGGTTGGTTCCTGACCCGCGAAGGCAAGATGTCCAAATCCAAAGGCAATGTCGTTGATCCGGTGAAGCTGATCGACCGTTACGGCTTGGACGCGCTGCGCTACTATGTGCTTCGTGAAGTACCGTTAGGCTCGGACGGCCAGTTCACGCCGGAGAGCTTCGTCGAGCGGATTAACTCCGATCTCGCGAACGACCTCGGGAATCTGCTGAACCGCACCGTCGCAATGGTCGACAAGTACGTCGGCGGCAAAGCTCCGGCTTACCGCGGACAAGTTACCGAATTCGACGGAACGCTCGAAGAGGCGGCGGCTCTGGCCGTAGAGAAGGTCGAGAAAGCGATGGACAACATGGAGTTCTCCGTCGCGCTGACCGCGATCAGCCAGTTCGTCAGCCGGACGAACAAATACATCGATGAGACCCAGCCGTGGGTCATCGACAAGGACGAGAACCGCAGGAACGAGCTCGAATCGGTCATGCTGCACCTGATCGAAAGCCTACGCATCGCTTCGATTCTGCTGCAGCCGTTCCTGACCCGCGCACCGAAAATGATCTGGACCCAGCTTGGCATCGAAGGCGAACAAGCCGCCGGATGGAGAACGTGGGATTCCATCAAAATCTTCGGGGCTATCGCCGAAGGCACTCCGCTACAGAAGGGCGATCCGATTTTCCCGCGTCTGGACGTCGAGATCGAAGTGGCTCACATCGTCGAATCGATGAGCGGCGGCGTATCGGCACAGTCGGCTGCGCAAGCTGAGCAACCCGAGGCTCAATCTCCGGTGGAAGCACCGGAAGCGAAGGAAGAGATCGGCATCGATGACTTCGCAAAGATCGAACTGCGCGTAGCGCAGATTATTGCCTGCGAGCCGGTCAAGAAAGCCGACAAGCTGCTGAAGCTGCAGATCGATCTCGGGTTCGAGCAGCGTCAGGTCGTCTCCGGTATCGCAAAGTTCTACACACCGGGGGAACTGATTGGACGCAAGGTCATCTGCGTCACGAACCTGAAGCCAGTCAAACTTCGCGGCGAAGAATCGCGCGGCATGATTCTCGCCGCTTCGCACGGCGACCAATTGACGCTCGCCACCGTGCCGGATTCCATGCCCAATGGTGCTATTGTTAAGTAG
- a CDS encoding IS5 family transposase (programmed frameshift) codes for MESFLPPTRKTQGGRPPQDRRHRLNAVLWVARAGAAWRDLPDYYGSWSSAYSFFWRLQKSGTWDKILEHVAIEPDFEQMMLDTTIVRVRQHGTGAKGGSNKQAIGRSRGGLTTKIQAIFDALGNPLKFELTPRQAHDSVKGYEMLSQFDLSNREVLADRAYDTDAIRTLLREQNAIAVIPSKRNRRVKQPYDRSVYKERHLVECFFNKMKNYRRLATRYDKTASMFKAFLALISIRIWLK; via the exons ATCGAATCTTTCTTGCCACCGACTCGAAAAACTCAGGGAGGACGTCCACCTCAAGACCGAAGACACCGACTGAATGCCGTTCTTTGGGTCGCTCGTGCCGGAGCGGCTTGGCGAGATTTACCGGATTATTACGGGTCTTGGTCTTCAGCTTACAGCTTCTTTTGGCGATTGCAGAAATCGGGAACCTGGGACAAAATCTTGGAACATGTCGCCATTGAACCAGACTTCGAACAAATGATGCTCGATACGACGATTGTGCGCGTTCGTCAGCATGGAACGGGCGCAAAAGGGGGCAGCA ACAAGCAAGCGATCGGAAGATCAAGAGGCGGATTGACAACCAAAATCCAGGCGATCTTCGATGCGCTGGGCAATCCGCTCAAGTTCGAGCTGACGCCGAGGCAAGCTCACGACTCGGTCAAAGGATACGAAATGCTATCTCAGTTCGACCTGTCAAACCGTGAGGTTTTAGCCGATCGTGCTTACGATACGGATGCGATTCGGACTCTTTTAAGGGAACAAAACGCAATCGCTGTGATTCCCAGCAAGAGAAATCGCCGTGTGAAGCAGCCTTACGACCGTAGCGTCTATAAAGAACGGCACTTGGTCGAGTGCTTTTTCAATAAAATGAAAAACTACCGACGCCTAGCGACTCGTTATGATAAGACAGCGAGCATGTTCAAGGCTTTTTTAGCTTTAATTTCGATTCGGATCTGGCTTAAATAG
- a CDS encoding DUF3885 domain-containing protein: MNSNFPNLRGKVHLRFELGEPFPNGSNRRIKQVNKRVVTIFEEIFDQDDFIFLYIKDWEDREDPMFGNTTPEYLYELLDGKVIEEEVGFELDEDEDELGNTIEIKNECQIKILNGVVSSFPYRKILEGISHYEQGREPSLGQSVFFISKNKGILFHMYDDRGCIIHSNSKKHLRPLYMKYNDWIVDYWRGYFDGVFKEE; encoded by the coding sequence TTGAACAGTAATTTCCCGAACTTGAGGGGTAAAGTACATCTTAGATTTGAACTTGGAGAACCTTTTCCAAACGGATCAAACCGAAGAATCAAACAAGTGAATAAAAGAGTGGTCACGATATTCGAAGAGATTTTTGACCAAGATGATTTTATTTTTTTATACATTAAAGACTGGGAAGATCGAGAAGATCCTATGTTTGGAAATACCACACCCGAATATCTCTACGAGCTGCTTGATGGAAAAGTCATCGAAGAGGAGGTCGGCTTTGAACTAGATGAAGATGAGGACGAACTAGGAAACACGATTGAAATAAAAAATGAATGTCAAATTAAAATCTTAAATGGAGTGGTCTCTTCATTTCCTTATCGCAAAATCCTTGAAGGGATTAGTCATTACGAACAGGGAAGAGAGCCATCACTAGGTCAAAGTGTATTTTTCATCAGCAAGAATAAGGGCATTCTATTTCACATGTATGATGATAGAGGTTGTATCATTCATTCAAACTCGAAGAAACATTTAAGACCGCTGTATATGAAATATAATGATTGGATTGTGGACTATTGGAGAGGTTACTTTGACGGAGTGTTCAAGGAAGAGTGA
- a CDS encoding GNAT family N-acetyltransferase produces the protein MNNLRLTKPQIELKKEYLSFYLEWKESGEDMVPWVINKDPSDFQAMLKSLWDSENGIDLPDGWVSDSTFWLVNSVDKVLGAVNIRHRLTEDLMNAGGHIGYGIRPSERRKGLATKLLELSLTEAKKLGIENVLVVCDAGNIGSAKTIIKNSGEPDLDFIEEDGNVIKRYWIKN, from the coding sequence ATGAACAATCTTAGATTAACAAAACCTCAAATAGAATTAAAAAAGGAATATTTATCTTTTTATTTGGAATGGAAAGAATCCGGTGAGGATATGGTTCCTTGGGTTATTAATAAAGATCCAAGTGATTTCCAAGCTATGTTGAAATCGTTATGGGATAGTGAGAATGGGATTGATTTGCCGGATGGATGGGTCTCAGATTCAACATTTTGGCTTGTGAATAGCGTAGATAAAGTGTTAGGTGCAGTTAATATAAGGCATAGACTTACCGAAGATTTAATGAATGCCGGTGGTCATATTGGTTATGGGATTCGTCCATCTGAACGTCGTAAGGGTCTCGCAACAAAGTTATTAGAACTATCTCTTACTGAAGCAAAAAAACTAGGTATAGAAAATGTCTTGGTTGTCTGTGATGCAGGAAATATAGGGTCTGCCAAAACCATTATTAAAAACAGTGGAGAACCGGATTTAGATTTTATTGAAGAGGATGGAAACGTAATAAAAAGATATTGGATAAAAAACTAG
- a CDS encoding GNAT family N-acetyltransferase, which translates to MKRIEAAFHPFPILETDRTRLRPISHDDVEDMYAYCSNPDVARHTTWEAHRSPEDTRQFIDFIASRYEPGQVGVWGIEDRASGRLIGTCDFVSWSSAHARAEVGYALSAEFWNRGIMTEVVGRVLEFGFHELDLERIEAKCLTENPGSAKVMEKAGMQFEGILRKYANIKGEFKDLKLYSILREEFEA; encoded by the coding sequence ATGAAGCGGATTGAAGCAGCTTTCCATCCTTTTCCTATCCTGGAGACCGATCGCACCCGGCTCCGGCCGATCTCCCACGACGATGTCGAAGACATGTATGCCTACTGTTCCAACCCGGACGTCGCGAGACATACGACCTGGGAAGCGCATCGGAGTCCGGAAGATACGCGGCAGTTTATCGATTTTATCGCCAGCCGCTACGAACCGGGGCAGGTCGGCGTGTGGGGCATCGAAGACCGGGCTTCCGGGCGGCTGATCGGCACCTGCGATTTCGTGTCGTGGAGCAGCGCGCATGCCCGGGCGGAAGTCGGCTACGCGTTGTCGGCGGAGTTCTGGAACCGGGGCATCATGACGGAAGTCGTGGGCCGGGTGCTGGAGTTCGGTTTCCACGAGCTGGACTTGGAGCGGATCGAAGCCAAATGTCTGACGGAGAACCCGGGCTCGGCCAAAGTAATGGAGAAGGCGGGCATGCAGTTTGAAGGGATTTTGAGAAAATACGCGAATATCAAGGGCGAGTTCAAGGATTTGAAGTTGTATTCGATTCTTAGGGAAGAGTTCGAGGCATGA
- a CDS encoding aldo/keto reductase, which translates to MQTVTLNNGVRMPILGFGVYQIPDAEECENAVYEALMAGYRLIDTAAGYLNEQAVGRAIRRSGIPREQLFITTKLWIQDAGYESAKQAFAKSLDKLQLEYVDLYLIHQPFGDYYGAWRAMEELYRAGRIKAIGVSNFHPDRLMDLIVHNEVVPAVNQIETHPFHRQAENAAFMQSVGVQHQSWGPLAEGRNNLFANETLTAIGHKYGKSVAQVVLRSLIQQNIVVIPKSVRRERIVENFDIFDFELSAEDLKQIAALDTNASLFLSHLDPEAAKMLGTLRVEL; encoded by the coding sequence ATGCAAACCGTCACGTTAAACAACGGAGTCCGGATGCCGATTCTCGGCTTCGGCGTATACCAGATTCCGGATGCCGAAGAGTGCGAGAACGCCGTATACGAAGCGCTGATGGCCGGCTATCGCCTGATCGACACCGCTGCCGGTTACCTGAACGAGCAGGCTGTGGGACGCGCGATCAGACGCAGCGGCATTCCGCGCGAACAACTTTTTATCACGACCAAGCTCTGGATTCAAGATGCCGGCTATGAGAGCGCCAAACAAGCTTTTGCCAAGTCGTTGGACAAGCTTCAGCTCGAATACGTGGATCTGTACCTCATTCACCAGCCGTTCGGCGATTACTACGGGGCCTGGCGCGCGATGGAAGAGCTGTACCGCGCAGGCCGCATCAAAGCGATCGGAGTCAGCAACTTCCATCCCGATCGCCTGATGGACCTGATCGTGCACAACGAGGTCGTCCCGGCCGTCAACCAGATCGAAACGCATCCGTTCCATCGACAGGCAGAAAATGCGGCGTTCATGCAAAGCGTGGGCGTCCAGCATCAATCGTGGGGTCCGCTCGCCGAAGGACGCAACAATCTGTTCGCCAACGAGACGCTGACCGCGATCGGGCACAAATACGGCAAGTCCGTCGCCCAAGTCGTACTGCGTTCGCTGATTCAGCAAAATATCGTCGTCATCCCGAAGTCGGTACGCCGAGAGCGGATCGTCGAGAATTTCGACATTTTCGATTTCGAATTAAGCGCGGAAGACCTGAAGCAGATTGCGGCGCTGGATACGAACGCAAGCCTGTTTCTGTCGCATCTCGATCCGGAAGCCGCCAAGATGCTGGGGACGCTGCGGGTCGAGCTGTAA
- a CDS encoding MerR family transcriptional regulator, with protein sequence MYTVKEAAMLTGLTEHAVRFYTDKGLVPSVRRNEHNARLFDEESVNWLYGARCLKRSGLPIETIKHYVELCQEGDSTVPERYIMMQQYREEALVQVEEAKLRLMHMEQKIAHYEEIMENQVADITNPSTWEKGRKFNEPASSNHKIDAGK encoded by the coding sequence ATGTACACAGTCAAAGAAGCGGCCATGCTGACGGGACTGACCGAGCACGCCGTACGCTTTTATACGGATAAAGGTTTGGTCCCGAGCGTGCGTCGCAATGAACATAACGCGCGGCTGTTCGACGAAGAATCGGTCAACTGGCTGTATGGGGCAAGATGCCTCAAGCGTTCGGGGCTGCCGATCGAGACGATCAAGCACTACGTCGAACTGTGCCAGGAAGGCGATTCGACGGTCCCCGAGCGATACATCATGATGCAGCAGTACCGGGAAGAAGCACTCGTGCAGGTAGAAGAAGCCAAGCTGCGCCTCATGCACATGGAACAGAAGATTGCCCATTACGAGGAAATTATGGAGAATCAGGTTGCGGATATCACCAATCCGTCCACCTGGGAGAAAGGGAGGAAGTTCAATGAACCAGCGTCTTCGAATCACAAGATCGATGCAGGAAAATAA
- a CDS encoding type II toxin-antitoxin system HicB family antitoxin — MPDFLEKGNKKDVYRYWALLDSTEEGVSVSFPDLPGCVTFGETDEEAHAEAREALEGFMYELETDGDPIPNPSLLETILKQADPGEAAIEVQVDMPVVREAMGS; from the coding sequence ATGCCAGATTTTTTGGAAAAGGGAAATAAAAAAGACGTATATCGCTACTGGGCACTGCTGGACAGCACTGAAGAAGGAGTTTCGGTAAGTTTTCCGGATCTGCCCGGATGCGTGACGTTCGGAGAGACCGACGAGGAAGCTCATGCCGAAGCCCGCGAAGCGCTCGAAGGTTTTATGTACGAACTGGAAACGGATGGAGATCCTATTCCGAATCCTTCACTCCTTGAGACCATTCTCAAGCAGGCCGATCCGGGAGAGGCTGCCATCGAAGTTCAAGTCGATATGCCGGTTGTACGCGAAGCTATGGGATCTTAA
- a CDS encoding M42 family metallopeptidase gives MTVHIDEQYVVTLLQKLLDTPSPTGYTHHIIDLIREEAESLGFPVTFNEKGGAIISMEGEADDYTVGLSGHVDTLGAMVRSITPHGTLKLTSLGGFAMSSIENEYCVIHTRGGRTYTGTILTQHPSVHVYADARDFKRSEEHMEVRIDELVSSRADVEALGIRTGDYISFEARAVVTESGYIKSRHLDDKASVAALFGLLESAKREGWKPKRNVKILISNYEEVGHGTAYIPADIAELIAVDMGCMGDDLTCKETDVSICAKDSSGPYDYHMTGKLIELCEAQQIEHAVDIYPFYGSDASAALRGGSNIRAALIGPGVHASHSMERTHTRAVIGTARLLCAYVRA, from the coding sequence ATGACGGTACATATCGACGAACAATACGTAGTCACCCTGCTCCAAAAGCTGCTCGACACCCCGAGCCCGACCGGCTACACCCATCACATCATCGACCTGATCCGCGAAGAAGCGGAAAGTCTCGGCTTCCCGGTCACCTTTAACGAAAAAGGCGGCGCGATCATCAGCATGGAAGGCGAAGCCGACGACTACACCGTCGGCCTGAGCGGCCACGTGGACACGCTCGGCGCCATGGTCCGCTCGATCACGCCGCACGGCACGCTGAAGCTCACGTCGCTCGGCGGCTTCGCCATGTCCAGTATCGAGAACGAATACTGCGTGATCCATACGCGCGGCGGCCGTACCTATACCGGTACGATCCTCACCCAGCATCCTTCGGTGCACGTCTACGCCGACGCCCGCGACTTCAAGCGTTCGGAAGAACATATGGAAGTGCGGATCGACGAACTCGTCTCTTCGCGCGCAGACGTCGAAGCGCTCGGCATTCGCACCGGCGATTACATCTCGTTCGAAGCGCGCGCCGTCGTGACGGAGAGCGGCTATATCAAGTCCCGCCACCTCGACGACAAAGCGAGCGTCGCGGCTCTGTTCGGCCTGCTGGAATCCGCCAAGCGCGAAGGCTGGAAGCCCAAGCGCAATGTCAAGATCCTCATCTCCAACTATGAGGAAGTCGGCCACGGCACCGCCTATATCCCGGCGGACATCGCCGAGCTGATCGCCGTCGACATGGGCTGCATGGGCGACGACCTGACGTGCAAAGAGACCGACGTCTCGATCTGCGCCAAAGACTCGTCCGGTCCGTACGATTACCACATGACCGGCAAGCTGATCGAGCTGTGCGAAGCGCAGCAGATCGAACACGCCGTCGACATTTATCCGTTCTACGGCTCCGACGCTTCGGCCGCCCTGCGCGGCGGCAGCAATATCCGCGCCGCCCTGATCGGCCCGGGCGTGCACGCTTCGCACTCGATGGAGCGCACGCATACGCGCGCCGTCATCGGCACGGCGCGCCTGCTGTGCGCGTATGTCCGGGCGTAA
- a CDS encoding LapA family protein, protein MKAQWSLILMLIFAVIVAVFAVINVNPAEVNFLFGYADVPLVLLILGSALFGGLAVGMFGVYRLFKTQREVKKLRLENEQLRTQPAAPSVASSMSPPAYNEPTVSADPTPLEPISGDLDREPESRGFRSDKLNKL, encoded by the coding sequence ATGAAAGCTCAATGGTCTTTGATTTTGATGCTGATCTTCGCGGTCATCGTGGCCGTCTTCGCGGTCATTAACGTCAACCCGGCGGAAGTCAACTTCCTGTTCGGTTATGCGGACGTACCGCTGGTCCTGCTCATTCTCGGCAGCGCCCTGTTCGGCGGACTTGCCGTCGGAATGTTCGGCGTATACCGCCTGTTCAAGACGCAGCGCGAAGTGAAGAAGCTCCGTCTGGAGAACGAACAGCTGCGCACGCAGCCGGCGGCTCCTTCCGTCGCTTCTTCGATGTCGCCGCCGGCTTACAACGAACCGACCGTATCGGCGGACCCGACTCCGCTTGAGCCGATCTCGGGCGATCTGGACCGCGAGCCCGAATCCCGCGGTTTCCGTTCGGACAAGCTGAACAAGCTGTAA
- the pepF gene encoding oligoendopeptidase F translates to MSTTPKTLPKRSEVSPDHQWKLTDLFADQEAWDDTYEETKAQLKKFEEFRGKLSDASNIGACFKFEDEVSLKLEQLYVYTHLYHDQDTANPTYQALTQKGRKLLVDAGEAMSFITPEILSLDDAELDRLIDDESLKAYRFTLQEMKREKAHVLSGAEEALLAQVGNLSQAPQNIFGMLNNADLKFPNIEDEHGSEVELTHGSYIQFLESANADVRRRAFQAVYGTYAKLKNTIGASLTANVNKNMFYARARKYPSVLEMKLYGDNVPVSVYDNLVDSIHESLPILHRYMRLRKKLMGVDELHMYDLFAPLVDEFKMDITYDEAKQTVIDGLQPLGADYLQVLENSFKEGWIDIYENEGKRTGAYSSGAYGVHPYVLLNHKDNLNSMFTLAHEMGHALHSYYSDNTQTYRDAQYTIFLAEVASTTNEALLMDYLLKKATDPKEKMYLLTYYADQFRTTVFRQTMFAEFEKIIHARTEAGESLTPQDLSSIYYDLNVQYHGPDMVVDRDIEMEWARIPHFYNSFYVYKYATGFSAATSFSKQILDEGAPAVERYLSFLKSGGGDYSINILQKAGVDMSSREPVREAMSVFEALIEQMEQLSE, encoded by the coding sequence ATGAGTACAACGCCCAAAACACTGCCGAAACGAAGCGAAGTGTCTCCCGACCATCAATGGAAGCTGACCGATCTGTTCGCCGATCAGGAAGCCTGGGACGATACTTACGAAGAGACCAAGGCGCAGTTGAAAAAGTTCGAGGAATTCCGCGGCAAATTGAGCGATGCCTCGAATATCGGCGCCTGCTTCAAGTTCGAAGACGAAGTCTCGCTGAAGCTGGAACAGCTGTACGTGTACACGCATCTGTACCATGACCAGGATACCGCCAACCCGACGTATCAGGCGCTGACGCAAAAAGGCCGCAAGCTGCTGGTCGACGCCGGCGAAGCGATGTCGTTCATCACGCCGGAGATTTTGTCGCTCGACGACGCGGAACTCGACCGTCTGATCGACGACGAATCGCTCAAGGCTTACCGGTTCACGCTGCAGGAGATGAAGCGGGAAAAAGCGCATGTGCTGTCGGGCGCCGAAGAAGCGCTGCTCGCGCAGGTCGGCAATCTGTCGCAGGCGCCGCAGAACATTTTCGGCATGCTCAACAACGCCGATCTCAAGTTCCCGAACATCGAAGACGAGCACGGCAGCGAAGTCGAACTGACGCACGGCAGCTACATTCAATTTCTGGAGAGCGCGAACGCCGATGTGCGCCGCCGGGCTTTCCAGGCCGTATACGGCACGTACGCCAAGCTCAAGAACACGATCGGCGCTTCGCTGACGGCCAACGTGAACAAGAATATGTTCTACGCCCGCGCGCGCAAATATCCGTCCGTGCTTGAAATGAAGCTGTACGGCGACAACGTTCCGGTGTCCGTCTACGACAATCTGGTCGATTCGATCCACGAAAGCCTGCCGATTCTGCACCGCTACATGCGGCTGCGCAAAAAGCTCATGGGTGTGGACGAGCTGCATATGTACGATCTGTTCGCTCCGCTCGTGGACGAGTTCAAAATGGACATCACGTACGACGAAGCCAAACAGACCGTCATCGACGGCCTGCAGCCGCTCGGCGCCGATTACCTTCAAGTGCTGGAGAACAGCTTCAAGGAAGGCTGGATCGACATCTACGAAAACGAAGGCAAGCGGACAGGCGCGTATTCGTCCGGTGCTTACGGCGTGCATCCTTACGTGCTGCTCAACCACAAGGACAACCTGAACAGCATGTTCACGCTGGCCCACGAGATGGGACACGCGCTGCACTCGTATTATTCGGACAACACGCAGACGTACCGCGACGCGCAGTACACGATCTTCCTGGCCGAAGTGGCCTCGACGACCAACGAAGCGCTGCTGATGGATTACCTGCTCAAAAAAGCGACCGATCCCAAAGAAAAAATGTACCTGCTGACGTATTACGCCGATCAGTTCCGCACGACCGTGTTCCGCCAGACGATGTTCGCCGAGTTCGAGAAGATCATCCACGCGCGCACGGAAGCCGGAGAATCGCTGACACCGCAGGATCTCTCGAGCATCTATTACGACCTGAACGTGCAGTACCACGGCCCGGACATGGTCGTCGACCGCGATATCGAGATGGAATGGGCGCGTATCCCCCATTTCTACAACAGCTTCTACGTATACAAATACGCGACCGGCTTCTCCGCCGCGACGAGCTTCTCCAAGCAGATTCTCGACGAAGGCGCGCCGGCGGTCGAACGCTACCTGAGCTTCCTCAAAAGCGGCGGCGGCGATTATTCGATCAACATCCTGCAAAAAGCCGGCGTGGACATGTCGTCCCGCGAGCCGGTACGCGAAGCGATGAGCGTATTCGAAGCGCTGATCGAGCAAATGGAACAGCTGTCCGAATAA
- a CDS encoding cold shock domain-containing protein, producing the protein MKGTVKWFNAEKGYGFLSVEGGEDVFVHFSAIQGDGFKTLDEGQEVEFEITDGNRGPQAANVIKL; encoded by the coding sequence TTGAAAGGTACAGTTAAATGGTTTAACGCAGAAAAAGGTTATGGTTTCCTTTCCGTAGAAGGCGGCGAAGACGTATTCGTACACTTCTCGGCAATCCAGGGCGACGGATTCAAGACGCTTGACGAAGGTCAAGAAGTCGAATTCGAAATCACCGACGGCAACCGCGGACCGCAAGCAGCTAACGTAATCAAACTGTAA